A stretch of DNA from Leptolyngbya subtilissima AS-A7:
AAGCAAGCAGTAGCAGCTAGCAGGGTGGGGATCATCAGCACGCCGAACCAGCCCACATACAGGCGGTTCTCGGTGCTGGTCACCCACTGGCAAAACTGCTCCCACAGGGAGGCGCTCTCGCGCCGCTGTAGAGTCGTGGTCATGATGTATTAGTCCTTGGTATTTATCGATTCAAGGTACATGGGCAAACCGTTTAGATTTGTAACCCATGTGAGTAAACCATACCGTAGTTGTGGAGTTTTGTAAACAAACATTCCGTCAAACTTTAATCTATCAAAGCCGCTTAAGGAGAGTTGTCCACCTACAAACAGTGCCAAAACCTCTGTTTGCAGGAGTTTGAACAGGTTTATCCAAGTCAGCAAAATTCTGAGCCGCGATCGCGGCTCAGCCAAAGCCTGTCTATAATTCTCATAAAACTCTGTAACAATTGCTCGCTCAAGAGGCCACTATGGCTGCTACAGCTGCTTTAAATAGATAAGTAGATCAGCCATGTCCTGAGGCTCGGGCTGAAACTGAGGCATAGGCGGGGTTTGACCGCTGATGACCTGTTTTATAAGACCGACCTTGGTCTTGTGGTCAGATACACCTAGTAACTTAGGCCCAACCTCTCCAGTAGCTTCGAGGCCGTGGCACACGGCGCAGTTCATTTTAAAGATTGCCTCACCCCGGCTGCCATTGCCCTCTAGGGAAAGTACTTGATGAACGTAGGGGTCAGCGGCCTGAGAACAGCGCACCGCGACAACGGTCAGCACAACGGCTGTCATCAAGGCCACAGCAGTTAACGCAGCCTTTCTAAGTAGGCTGCTGAGGTCTTCAGTCTGCTCGTCTAACGTTTCTTGTGCCAAGGGAGGAAATATGTCTTCAATTAAATGTTACGTACTTTTAAGAACCTAAGACTGGTTTGCCGCAGAATCTTAAGGATTCCGTCCAGAGGATACCCATTCTTACAGCAGGTCAAATAATCGAATCAGCAGCTACCTTAGAGCGAGCTCCACAAATGATTACACCACTGCAGCAAAAAGCCCTGGACTATCACAGTCTAGGGCTTTTGGCATTGGTACCAGGGTTCTTAAACAGCAACCAACCCAACGGATCTGAGAATAGCGTTGAGAATAGAACTGACGATGGCTAGGGCGATCGCGCCGAGGACAGCGCTCCAAATACCATAGCGAAGGCGGAAGCCCTCAATCAGCCAAGCAGCCAAACCAAACACAATAATGGCCCCAATCAACGGCACTAGCCCCAGGCTAACAAAGGCAAAGAAGCCACGCAGAGCATTGGGGAAGAAGCCCCAGACGCCGTTGAAGGCACCAATGATAGCCCCGCCAAGCAGAGCCTTGACGGGGCTATCGATCTCGACCCCAATGGGGGGGATTTTAGAAATAATCAGCAGGCTGATGGCCAAAATAACGACGCTAATCAAAAATCCAATCAGCATTGGCGTTTCTCCTCACACGAGTAAATGATGGGGTTTATCAGACAAGAAAACCAGCTATAGAAGGGCTTTTGGCCCATTCACCTGAGATTATCGGCCATAAAGTAGCATTTGCTACAGTTTTCGCTTCATCTAAGAAAAGACGGGGCTAGGCCGCCCACTGCATCGCTCTGCCGAATCGCTTCGGTGACAATGCGACCCCAGATCTAAACCTTCTGCAAGAACAGAACCGGGTCTACCCGGTCGGCCAAGCAAATGCCCATAACTGCTTGCATTGGGGTTTGAAGCAGTGCTGACCATTCCTCGGCAGTAAAGGTTTCTCGCATAAGAGCCCCCTATTTTATTGCCTAAAGCTATGCCTAACCATATCGGCAAAATATATGAAAAATCTAACAGCTCCCCATCCTTGCATCCTTAAAAAAGTTCGCCCATGGCCCGTGTTATATTCGCCCTGCTCCAGGTGCATGCTTCAGTGTCTTTGTTTGGGTTGTCGAGGCTGTTTGGAAGTTTGTAGCCCTGCCCGCTACCGTTGTGCCATTGTGCTCGAACTGCTGCTGTTTGGAGACCCTTTAGCGCTGGTGAGATGGTGCGATCGCAGCCTTAGCCTTGCTGCTAGTGGTTCCCGAATAACGGCTGAGGTCAGCGACTACCGAGGGATCTGTCTGGGGTCTGCTGTTGGGCGATCGCTTGCGCTGCTGCAACCGCCTAGGAACTACTGGCAGCACCACTCAGGGGTGGCGATCGCTTTCTACCAAAATTTTTTGCATGCCTCAGCAGCCTGTTGGTGGCCACACCGATCGCGGAACTAACTCTACCAATGGAGAGACCGGGCTGCTGGTTCCAGGAGTGCTGTGTATCGCCCTAGCCCACACATTAGTTTTTATAGAAAGTTTGGGAGAGCTGCGTACCCAACCTGCCAGCATCATCAGCACCCAAGAGCCGTTCTAGGGCATTGCCCTGGTCGCCCTGCTACGGCATAGGTGAGTTGTGGGGTTCATCCACAACCCGCATAGCTTGAATCTAATTAATTATTCTCTTTAAGAAAGATAACGGCGTTTTTAATATTCATTTCTATGGTCAAGTCCAGCGACCGCCTAATGATTATAAAAGGGAGACTCAAAATCCGTCTTAACCTGAAATTAATCTATAAAAAATCTTTTATTAATGTTCGCTTGACCTTCCCTTGAAGGAAATACCTGATCATTATGCCAGGCATAAATACATGTTGGTGGATATTGTCTTTAAGCCTAACTAAAACTGCTGAAGGTTATTTATGGCAGCCTAAGCTCCATTGCTTAGCCAAATTTATCTATGGACAAAGGCTAGTTTCACAGCAGCCCTTAAGTGATAAAGTGTCCTCAGAAAACCGTGTGAATGCACGTTTTCATCTACCACAAAGCCCATTGTATGCCTGATAGCTTAGATCTCGAAGTGATTGACAGAGGATCTAACCATCTGGATCAATGTAGCTGAAAGTTTGCTGAATGAGTTCGTTAAAGCATTGGATTTGGAGTGAGAAGAATCATGGTTTTGAATAAGAAAATGTTGCGCGTAGGCTACTCCTCAGCATTGGTAGCAATGATGGCTAGTTTGGCCGCTTGTGGCGGCGGATCTCAAACCGCAACTCCTGAAGCCGACACCACCGAAACCGCTGCTGGCTCTGAACTGTCTGGAACAGTTTTAGTAGACGGTTCTAGCACTGTCTTTCCCATTTCTGAAGCCATGGCTGAAGAGTTTGGTACAGCCAATCCTGGTGTAGCGGTTACCGTTGGCGTATCGGGAACTGGCGGCGGTTTCAAGAAGTTTTGCGCTGGCGAAACTGACATTACCGGTGCCTCTCGCCCCATCAGCCAGGAAGAAATTGACCTCTGTGCGGAGGCCGGTATTGAATATATTGAGCTGCCCATTGCTCTTGACGGTCTCACGGTGGTAGTTAGCCCCGAGAATGACTTTGCCGAGTGTCTAACCGTCGATGAACTGCTAACCATCTGGGAGCCTGATGCCCAAGATAAGATCAAAAACTGGAATCAGGTTCGCGCTGACTTCCCCGATGCGCCCCTTGGCCTCTATGGCCCAGGCACCGATTCGGGTACCTACGACTTCTTTATGGATGCGATCGGTGCCGATGGCGAAAGCCGGGGTGACTACACCGCTAGCGAAGATGACAACGTAATTGTTCAGGGTGTGAGCGGCGACGCTAACGGCCTCGGATTCTTTGGTCTTGCCTACTTCACCGAGAATCAAGACAGATTGAAAGCTGTGGCCATCGACAGCGGCAACGGCACCTGTGTAGAGCCCAGCGCTGAAACCGTTGCCGACGGCACCTACGTGCCCCTCTCTCGGCCTGAGTTTATCTACGTCAAACAGTCAGTGGCTGAAGACCCTGCGATCGCAGCCTTTGTCAATTTTTATATCTCCCCTGAAAATGCGGGTTTAGTGGATGAAGTTGGCTACGTCAAACTGCCCGAAGAGATCAATGAAAAGGTTATTACTCGCTTTGAGAACAAAACCGTAGGCAGTGTGTTTGAAGGCGGCTCCCCCATCGGCGTTAAGCTTGAAGAAGTGCTCTAGGCCTACATCCTAAACGCCCTCTGGCTTAGCCTTTCCTGAGGTTTAGCCGATCGAGTTCCTGGGGGCCAGCATTGCCTGGCCCCTTATTTTTTAGAGTTCTGTATCATGACGACAAACTCTTCACCGCCCGACCCCAATAACCTCTGGCAACCCAATCGAGGGCTGAATAAGCGAGTCGAGCAGGCCGTTATTTGGCTCTTTGGCTTGTTTGCTCTAATTTCTGTCGCCACCACCTTCGGTATTGTTCTCTCGCTGCTGTTTGAGACCGTGGAGTTCTTCAAAGACGTTCCCCTATGGAACTTCTTCACCGACAGACAGTGGACTCCCCTGTTCACAAACCCTCAGTTCGGCATTATGGTGCTGCTGAGCG
This window harbors:
- a CDS encoding c-type cytochrome; translation: MAQETLDEQTEDLSSLLRKAALTAVALMTAVVLTVVAVRCSQAADPYVHQVLSLEGNGSRGEAIFKMNCAVCHGLEATGEVGPKLLGVSDHKTKVGLIKQVISGQTPPMPQFQPEPQDMADLLIYLKQL
- a CDS encoding phage holin family protein; its protein translation is MLIGFLISVVILAISLLIISKIPPIGVEIDSPVKALLGGAIIGAFNGVWGFFPNALRGFFAFVSLGLVPLIGAIIVFGLAAWLIEGFRLRYGIWSAVLGAIALAIVSSILNAILRSVGLVAV
- a CDS encoding PstS family phosphate ABC transporter substrate-binding protein; the protein is MVLNKKMLRVGYSSALVAMMASLAACGGGSQTATPEADTTETAAGSELSGTVLVDGSSTVFPISEAMAEEFGTANPGVAVTVGVSGTGGGFKKFCAGETDITGASRPISQEEIDLCAEAGIEYIELPIALDGLTVVVSPENDFAECLTVDELLTIWEPDAQDKIKNWNQVRADFPDAPLGLYGPGTDSGTYDFFMDAIGADGESRGDYTASEDDNVIVQGVSGDANGLGFFGLAYFTENQDRLKAVAIDSGNGTCVEPSAETVADGTYVPLSRPEFIYVKQSVAEDPAIAAFVNFYISPENAGLVDEVGYVKLPEEINEKVITRFENKTVGSVFEGGSPIGVKLEEVL